Sequence from the Prunus persica cultivar Lovell chromosome G5, Prunus_persica_NCBIv2, whole genome shotgun sequence genome:
TGTTTACTGGTTACTGGTTTACTTAAGTTAAATAGTAAACATTTTGACCATGTGAGAAAAAGTTACATGAAAAACGAATCACTAAATGTATAAAACAACGTGGTAGATTGGAagcttgttttgtttgtcGTTATAAGTTTGGAAGCAAAGAACTTGGTCTACATCATCTGTGGGTTCTTCTCAGTGTATTGTGTGCATAACTGGCGGCCCTATAAATTGtctgtttatgatttttttttttattttttttttgcacgATGCACCATCAACCCACATATGTCTCTTTATTCtcaaaaaaatccaattgcccATACCAACCCAACTGAGTATGTGGTGaccttttcagtttttttgttgttgttggaaaCCGTAAATACTTTTATTAGCTGGACTATTTTTTAactagtttttaatttttaattttctatattCATGCGGATTCATGTGTCTCGTTTAGGCGAAAAATGTGGAATTTAACGAAAATTGTGACCGAAGGATCAATTTGCAACAAGATGCAAACTTCTCAGTTCACATAGTAAGGTTTAAATAGTAATGTACCAAAGTTCAAGGTGAATACgtccaaaaaattaataaaaatttgttaaaaGTGAATTATATGATCCATAGTTCAATGAGGTCCTTATATATAACTCTTAAGTGATGTATTATCATTTAATTATTAGATTAAGCTCTTCAATTTAATCCAATGACTAACTAATTTGATCcaacaattaataaaataaaaccttaCCTAAGAGCCGTATATAAGCCcttcactatagaattcttgcaGTAAAGTAAAATGTAATTTATTGTAAGATTAGTAATATAGTATAGGTTATGTCATGTTGAGGCCCAACTATAAACTAGCTTGGGTGAGAAACCTTCAAAGGAAGCCTCAAATTAAGATGAGCAAAGCCTATCAGCTGCCTTAGTTCAACATTTGCCCAAGAGCCTTTTACATTCAGCATTAAGCCCAAAAATGGGGGTCACTGGATTCAGGTCCCCCCCCCTTTGGAGACCACCGATAGGCCCAAAAAGCTTAAATTATAGGacagataataaaaaaaattaaaaacaaattaaattggCCATGGTTAAGTACTCATGATTTTCATTTCAAGGAAGTTGCTTTCAATAATATATACTTAcgtatatttttaaaaaaaaaaattataaatatacatcCACTTCCAAAAatgtaatattattatattactcaatcggtgtcatttggtgtgcTATAACTCATAAGTCAGTTGACTTAACCCATTGACACATAAGTTGGAACTAATCTAATCAATTGGAATGCCATAACCACCAAGTTGATTTAGATAATTATAAATCctgttcaatatttttttttttttgggtactttGAGATGTTTGACAAGGTGTGTGAATAGATAGGTCCCAACTATAATATACGTAATCATTAAAATATGTTTGATAAGGTGACAATATGTTGAACTcacatatattaatattatacgGATTCTAGGACTCGAATCTCTGACCTTTCATGAGGAAATAATTgttccaaaccactacactagtgagtcatttacttttataatgtttttaaaagaacaaataaaaatgttaCAGTTTCTAGGTGGATAATGTCACAACAAAAAGACAATAGGATTAGGTTAAAACAATGTTTAATCTGATTTCATGGTGGTAACAAAATCAAAGGAGGGTTAGGTAAGTTTCCACACAAACTGTGGGGAGTTTGGAATCTTGAGTCATGTTCAATTACCATCATACAAGAATTGCATaatccttttttgtttctttcattcAATTTTCACTCTTCTTTTTGTACAAAAGTAGTCATTTGCAAACATAATCATTTGATGATAGAACTAATGTCTTGCATTATTGAAgaatcaaaatcaattatAGGGCTAGAGAATTTGATTTGCTGTTCATACATGGGCTACAACCCCATATATGGTCTATAATTTTTCacaataagaaaattaaatggaATTGCTCCAATAATTTGGTAGATCGAACACCTCTTGCCAAATAAACTTCgaacacaaaataaataaataattgccACTTGATATGTGTtcttgaataatttattatcaaCTTTATGCTATGATCTCTATCCTTTGTTGAAAAGTCTTGGATTTGAATTGCAATAAAGTATAATTAATAATCCCAATTAGGGTGTCTTAATTGTTTTTTGGTCGTTTtgtatataaagaaaaagaaattaccgCACATGAAAAATGCTAACTCTACTTCCATGTTCACagtttcttttctcctttcaCTTCATTTGCACCTTGCTGTGTGCATGATTCATAGCCAATTATCTACAGCCCAGAAGGAACATATATACTTCCCTTTGATTGTAAGAAATCAGAATTAATTATGCCGGTCTATTTATGTGAAAATGCTCCACTTTACCATTGTCATTATGTTGGCCACGACTGAATTTTTTGAGTTCACTTCTTTATCAAGTAAAAGTTGTACGTGATAACTTCCTCTCTCAATGGGGTCTAATTCAGTGAAAAAGagtcttgacttgcagactaATAATCTCATATTTGAATTCCAACGACACCTTGGTAGTGTGTGAGAGAAACTCACTTCCCCTTATTATTTAGAttattattcaaaaaaattgtacGTGATATCTTCAAATTACACATATCAAGTAAACTCGTGTTATTTCAAATAGGTAATCTATCTATATTTAGCAGGGATGGATTAATTTAAGTTTGTTACTCATCAACCataacatatttttctttaagtaCTTTTCAGTTAGAAGGTCACCAGAAACACAGACACCTCACCAAAGCAAAACAGCTATTTCTATTCCATCAAACCTAATTAATATTGGCAATATAGGCATATACAGAACTCTCAAGCTAAGTAGGCAAGTAACCACCCGACCAAGACAAAAGTCTGCGCACCAACGGCATTATGAAGACGATAAATACCCCATCATCTTTGTACCTTATTGGCCAGAAATTGCACTCATATTATTACATTCTAAATCATTAATCCAATCAACTTTATACATACTATTTTGTAGATTACGTTAGTTGGCCAAAAAAGTGTGTTCATCTTTTTTTATCGGAGTTAGATCCCTCTCTTCATACATTATAATACTTCTAGAATATCGCTTTATcagaagaatatatatatatatatatatatatgaagcaaaATACACATTTGTAAACGTAGAGAAGCAGATCAGAAATATTCATGACAAAATGGATGATGTGCAATTGTGTTTGTGCATAATTTCAAGGGGTGGAGCCATCTATCAGGAATGCAATTTAATGACAAAATGGACGGTGAGGATTTATGTTCAACAAGTATTGATGgattcaatttcaattaaattattttcataaataattgTTGATATAATCATATAATAAGAAGGTAACCCACCCATCTTAGTCTAACCAGATTTGTATTTAAGATTTTCCacatttccttttccttcttctttcgTACGtagctattattataattatctTGCAAGCTAAGAATTATAACTCGTGCCACGTGAAACATTACAAAATAAGGAATTACAGACCCTACTTTATATCTGGCGTGAATGCCaaatatttatcaattcagaaATTTATGGAcgaattttataaataaaaaaagttattgATCCACTTTTACCTATATTTTCTAGTCGAACTCGAGTGCAAATGGGCAACATATTCGTCCTAACCAATTTAGCTAAGTACGTGTTTGTCTTTGAGAATAATTATATAGAATTTATCGATATATTtggcaaacaataaaaactacCTTTCTTTTAATAGAGTTGAAGTCCAAATCTCACCCATATTTTCCTTCGATTTTacatccaaatcaaatatataaaacaaaacagaaataaaGCAATACTTAAGATTCAAGGGAAGCGGATCccacaataaaaattaaattttcccATGAGTAACAATGAGGCTATAGCTATAATAAGCTAGAAAATAATGCTATCATcatgaaacaaaaagaaaagaaaaacgagAGCAAAAACAATGTGTGGTAGAAGCAATCCAAAACAGGCACTCTTTGtatcagcaaaagccaagccATGAGGAAAAAAAGGTTTCTTTCAGCTCATAAATTTACATCAAGAAATTGCCACAACAGGCCTCCTTCTGCCAACTACTATGTTGGGAATTTGGAGATTACaaagacacaaaaaataaGCCCAAAAGAGTCCAAGGAATTTGTTTGATAAAAACAATAGCTTTGCCAAAACAACTCCACCTCTGCAAATTTGTTAGTTTTTAGTTGTTGGCCAGTCCAGGCATCCAAAACACCAACCCCCTTAATCCCTCTTTCTAACCAACcaattagagagagagagagagagagagagagagagagagagagagagagagagagagagagagagcaaaacaCAAGTCTCTTCTAATATACACCCAGTTGGTGTTTTACACACCCAGTTTGATATCTACATCTCTCTTCCCTTGCAATGCAAGAAGACCACCCAAGAATTTCAATGGCAAAAGCAGGCAAGATTCTGAGAAAATCAGTTCATACTTTTCTTCAGAACTACCAATTCTTCACCTCAATTGTGGCACTCATTGCTTTACCCTTCTCAGCTTCAGTTCTCATCTCTCAAGCATTGGTTCCTTCAAGCTCTTCTCTTTTGCCCACCATTTACAACCGCCTTCAGAGTCTTTTTGATGCTGCAGGCTTTCCTCCCTCTTCAGAATTCTTCTCAATTCTCAACCACAAGCTTTCCCAAACAATCTCTTCCTCAATCTTCACCATACCATTCACCCTCACCTTCTTGCTCATAACCAAAGCCTCTGTGATTCAATATCTCAATCACCGAAAGCCAACAACTTTCTCATCAcacccttctttttcttctgtcatTTCTCTCTACATCCCACTCCTCCACACCCATATTTTCAACTCATTCTTGATCCTCTCTGCTAATGCAACCGTGTTTTCTCTGCTATTCATTGCCTTCAATTTTCTTGAAGGATTTGGGTTCTCGTCTCCCAACACCCTCCTCTTCTTATCAGCATCTGGGGCTGTTCTTTATTCTATAGTTCTTGCCAATGCTCTCATAATATGCAACTTGTCATTGGTTTTATCAGGGACAGAGAGGAGTGGTGGCTACTTGGCAATTCTCAAGGCTTGTATTTTGATAAGAGGAAGAACTGCAACTGCTTTGTCTCTGGCTCTGCCTGTCAACTTGGCCCTGGCTGCAATCGAAGCATTGTTCCAATACCGGGTTGTAAGAGCTTGTCATTTTGCAGGAAAGCTGGGATCTTCCATGGCTTTAGAGGGGCTTTTGATTGCTTATTTGTACTCAGTTCTTGTTGTTCTTGACACAATTGTGAGCTTTATGTTCTTTAAAAGCTGCAAGCCAAGTTCTTGGGCTGATCAAGAAGGTAAACACTCTTGTGGGATCGAATACAGAGACGAAGAAAGTTGTGGTGGCTATGGAAATTTGAAGACTCTGAAAGAGCTTCCATGAATTTGATTCAAGCAACCAAATCAAAGAACCAATCCAATATCgttctttcttcattttcatcGGAAAgaatatagaaagaaaaaaaaggtattgCAAATTGTTTGTATCTTCAATCTTCAATCTTGAATTCAAAGTTGATTTCTTTTGCTTGGCAATCACACTACCAGGCAACTTTCAAGACATAAAGGCATCCGAAAGTAGGACAAGTGATCCTATGCACAGCACAGGGAACAAAAAGTAGATCAAAATTGTACACGAGTTTGTTTATGGTCATTGCTGCTTTGTGCCAGCCAAGTAGATTGGCAACTTTTACAGTGTGGATGATACataggtttttctttt
This genomic interval carries:
- the LOC18776780 gene encoding uncharacterized protein LOC18776780, with translation MQEDHPRISMAKAGKILRKSVHTFLQNYQFFTSIVALIALPFSASVLISQALVPSSSSLLPTIYNRLQSLFDAAGFPPSSEFFSILNHKLSQTISSSIFTIPFTLTFLLITKASVIQYLNHRKPTTFSSHPSFSSVISLYIPLLHTHIFNSFLILSANATVFSLLFIAFNFLEGFGFSSPNTLLFLSASGAVLYSIVLANALIICNLSLVLSGTERSGGYLAILKACILIRGRTATALSLALPVNLALAAIEALFQYRVVRACHFAGKLGSSMALEGLLIAYLYSVLVVLDTIVSFMFFKSCKPSSWADQEGKHSCGIEYRDEESCGGYGNLKTLKELP